In Naumovozyma dairenensis CBS 421 chromosome 2, complete genome, the following are encoded in one genomic region:
- the RPS7A gene encoding 40S ribosomal eS7 domain-containing protein (similar to Saccharomyces cerevisiae RPS7B (YNL096C) and RPS7A (YOR096W); ancestral locus Anc_2.188), with amino-acid sequence MVFPTEIVGKRVRYLVGGNKIQKVLLSAKDVQQIDYKLESFQAVYNKLTGKQIVFEIPTETH; translated from the coding sequence ATGGTTTTCCCAACTGAAATTGTCGGTAAGAGAGTTAGATACTTAGTCGGTGGTAACAAGATCCAAAAGGTTTTGTTGTCTGCTAAGGATGTTCAACAAATCGATTACAAATTGGAATCTTTCCAAGCTGTTTACAACAAATTGACTGGTAAGCAAATTGTTTTCGAAATCCCAACTGAAACTCATTAA
- the ARF3 gene encoding Arf family GTPase ARF3 (similar to Saccharomyces cerevisiae ARF3 (YOR094W); ancestral locus Anc_2.190), translating to MGNSISKTLGRLFGSREMKILMLGLDNAGKTTILYKLKLNKIKTSTPTVGFNVETVKYKNVKFNMWDVGGQARLRPLWRHYFPATTALIFVIDSNDDDRLIEAKEELYSIISEKEMEDVVLLVWANKQDLKNAKKPQEISEFLELDRNLKNQQWCVIGSNALTGQGLVEGLSWISNNTNNK from the coding sequence ATGGGTAACTCAATATCGAAAACTTTAGGGAGACTATTCGGATCCCGTGAaatgaagattttaatGTTAGGCTTAGATAACGCAGGGAAGACCACCATACtttataaattgaaattaaacaaGATAAAAACTTCCACACCGACAGTGGGGTTCAATGTGGAAACtgttaaatataaaaatgtGAAATTTAATATGTGGGATGTAGGTGGTCAAGCAAGATTAAGACCTCTTTGGAGACATTATTTCCCAGCAACTACTGCCCTAATCTTTGTTATAgattcaaatgatgatgataggTTGATTGAAGCTAAAGAGGAACTGTATAGTATTATTAGTGAGAAGGAAATGGAAGATGTGGTATTGTTAGTCTGGGCAAATAAACAGGATTTAAAAAATGCGAAGAAACCGCAAGAAATTTCTGAATTCTTAGAATTGGAtagaaatttaaaaaatcaacaatGGTGTGTTATTGGAAGTAATGCATTGACTGGACAAGGTTTAGTAGAGGGATTATCATGGATatcaaataataccaataataagTAA
- the RKI1 gene encoding ribose-5-phosphate isomerase RKI1 (similar to Saccharomyces cerevisiae RKI1 (YOR095C); ancestral locus Anc_2.189) gives MVPEISQLPRLSDQLEEAKRKAAYRAIDENIDFENHKIIGIGSGSTVVYVAERLGQYLKDEKYASKVSQFICIPTGFQSKKLILDNGLQLSNMELYSQLDIAFDGADEVDYNLQLIKGGGGCLFQEKLVSSNAKKFIIVADYRKKSPKYLGTNWVQGVPIEVVPSAYVSVCKDLENKLGAKKAVLRECKGGKAGPVVTDNNNFIIDADFGTIEDPKQLHKDIKLLVGVIETGLFIDNAAKVYFGNEDGSVELVSK, from the coding sequence ATGGTTCCAGAAATTTCACAATTACCAAGATTGTCAGatcaattagaagaagCCAAGAGAAAGGCAGCATACCGTGCAATTGATGAGaatattgattttgaaaatcaTAAAATAATCGGTATAGGTAGTGGTAGTACTGTTGTTTATGTTGCGGAAAGGTTAGGacaatatttaaaagatgaaaaatatgcCTCTAAGGTTTCTCAATTCATTTGTATACCAACTGGATTccaatcaaaaaaattaatctTAGATAATGGATTACAATTGAGTAATATGGAATTATATTCTCAATTAGATATTGCATTTGATGGTGCTGATGAAGTGGATTATAATTTACAGTTGATTAAAGGTGGTGGAGGTTGTTTGTTCCAAGAAAAATTGGTCAGTTCCAATGCTaagaaattcattattgttGCTGATTATAGGAAAAAATCTCCAAAATATCTAGGAACTAATTGGGTTCAAGGTGTACCAATTGAAGTTGTTCCATCTGCTTATGTTTCTGTTTGTaaagatttagaaaataaattaggTGCAAAGAAGGCTGTATTGAGAGAATGTAAAGGTGGTAAAGCCGGACCAGTTGTtactgataataataattttattattgatgcTGATTTTGGAACCATCGAGGATCCAAAACAATTAcataaagatattaaacTATTAGTTGGTGTCATTGAAACAGGGTTATTCATTGATAATGCCGCTAAGGTTTACTTTGGTAATGAAGATGGTTCCGTTGAActtgtttcaaaataa
- the NDAI0B04140 gene encoding uncharacterized protein (similar to Saccharomyces cerevisiae YOR097C; ancestral locus Anc_2.187): MDSVITFQGLKIDVPSFVLGTFITILGSLLLPILQQLIGEILINVLILIKYALFFGGMVFIFNYFVLRKQTLSPKEDHVHVTDKKQDDDVHLRSFEPAKVTELKVTDINEKEENYEGTVGSFRYFEIPITKLDDKVNGDDKYDKSSIGPDLNPITFTTRGAAVLNKSARYENFVKRADR, encoded by the coding sequence ATGGATTCAGTTATAACATTTCAAGGACTAAAAATCGACGTACCATCATTCGTATTGGGTACTTTCATTACGATATTAGggtcattattattacccATTTTACAACAATTAATTGGAGAGATCTTAATCAACGTACTCATTTTGATTAAATATGCGTTATTTTTTGGTGGGATGgttttcatctttaattattttgtaCTACGGAAGCAGACACTTTCACCAAAGGAGGATCATGTCCATGTGACAGATAAGAAACAAGATGACGACGTTCATTTACGTTCTTTCGAACCAGCGAAAGTGACTGAATTGAAAGTAACGGATATTAATGAGAAAGAGGAAAATTATGAAGGTACGGTGGGTAGTTTTAGATATTTTGAGATTCCCATAACAAAATTGGATGATAAAGTTAATGGTGATGATAAGTATGATAAAAGTAGTATAGGTCCTGATTTAAATCCTATAACTTTTACTACAAGAGGAGCAGCGGTTTTGAATAAAAGTGCAAGGTATGAAAACTTTGTCAAGAGAGCAGATAGGTAG